A genome region from Gemmatimonas sp. UBA7669 includes the following:
- a CDS encoding glycosyltransferase family 2 protein translates to MILSIVICTWNRVALLEQTLRSLKASTFRAGDSVEVLVINNASTDSTPEFLRDNASALGFRWLTEDRPGLSNARNRGAVEASGEWVLYLDDDVLVEPHFVEGYIAVLSDPGPSVYFGGPVIPRFLGPERTWTSHVFEVLPWLYSGLDLGEPRRFFSGNQHPFGANMCIRADLVQQFPFDEMYGYREGALTPGEESSLFSQLTAQTFRGEWLPSLGVVHVLPAARNSLRFLVRRSFAQGVYEGMAAFEASRSRLWAVRALALQFVRIPLAPLIGTHPIVELLKASVFAGVLLSRR, encoded by the coding sequence ATGATTCTTTCTATCGTCATCTGTACCTGGAATCGTGTGGCACTTCTGGAACAGACGCTCCGTTCCCTCAAGGCCAGTACTTTTCGTGCTGGTGACAGCGTTGAAGTACTCGTCATTAACAACGCCAGCACAGACTCGACACCGGAGTTTCTAAGAGATAACGCGAGCGCTCTTGGCTTCCGTTGGCTCACTGAGGACCGCCCGGGACTTTCTAACGCTCGGAATCGTGGTGCCGTCGAAGCGAGTGGCGAATGGGTTCTTTACCTCGACGACGACGTATTGGTCGAACCACACTTCGTCGAGGGCTATATCGCGGTTCTATCAGATCCCGGACCGTCAGTTTATTTTGGTGGCCCAGTAATCCCAAGATTCTTGGGTCCAGAACGAACTTGGACCTCACACGTCTTCGAGGTGTTGCCTTGGCTGTATTCCGGTTTGGACCTGGGAGAACCAAGGCGATTCTTTTCAGGCAACCAGCACCCGTTTGGCGCCAATATGTGCATACGTGCTGATCTGGTACAGCAGTTCCCGTTTGACGAAATGTACGGATATCGAGAGGGCGCTTTGACTCCAGGAGAAGAGTCTTCACTTTTCTCGCAATTGACAGCCCAGACCTTTCGTGGTGAGTGGCTCCCAAGTCTTGGTGTTGTGCACGTTCTTCCTGCGGCTAGAAACTCTCTGAGGTTCCTAGTTCGCAGGTCTTTCGCTCAGGGTGTCTACGAGGGAATGGCGGCATTCGAGGCTAGTCGGTCAAGACTTTGGGCCGTAAGGGCGTTAGCACTACAGTTCGTTAGGATTCCGCTTGCGCCCCTCATAGGTACCCATCCTATAGTGGAGTTGCTAAAGGCTTCCGTTTTCGCCGGCGTTCTCCTTTCACGTCGATGA
- a CDS encoding glycosyltransferase family 4 protein codes for MSPSKLKPNGLLLFHCESNTGYAIRNLELAFARAMRLHLGAGGRIFLGYRSLSGGRSWLLDEHAEEVFEVAYRQSSSAQLADFSRWLCERNIGSCLAFDLPVSASINSALRGGCIQNVVSYWGASISSIYPWLLRPARRLQFLMSKHRPDVFVFESEGMRERGVLGSAIPPKRTVVCPIGVDTERYCPSAETSEYAYNLFGIPRDRSIVFFSGHMEERKGVHVLIDAFQTIVRRGITDAHLLLVGNTESDKSRLDGRIIDPRLRDYITFGGYRSDISEIHKSVSIGVVASTGWDSFTVSSVELASSGIPLIVSDLPGLREAVDPEVTGRLVRPGDTVGLADAITELLHDPQLRRRFGAAARDRTLRRFTETSQVDGLVSALSLAESLGGRGR; via the coding sequence ATGAGCCCCTCCAAGCTAAAGCCCAACGGTCTCCTGCTTTTTCACTGCGAGAGCAATACGGGTTACGCAATTCGCAATCTGGAGCTCGCATTTGCGCGTGCCATGAGGCTGCATCTTGGCGCCGGTGGTAGAATCTTTCTGGGCTATCGTTCTCTTTCTGGCGGTAGATCTTGGCTTCTAGACGAGCACGCCGAAGAGGTGTTCGAGGTTGCCTACCGACAGAGCTCTAGCGCTCAGCTTGCTGATTTCTCTCGATGGCTTTGCGAGAGAAATATCGGATCTTGCCTTGCTTTCGATCTGCCAGTTTCGGCAAGCATCAACTCAGCACTTCGGGGTGGTTGCATACAGAATGTCGTTTCATACTGGGGGGCGTCGATAAGCTCGATATATCCGTGGCTGCTTCGACCCGCAAGGAGGCTTCAGTTCTTAATGTCGAAGCACCGACCTGACGTTTTTGTCTTTGAATCCGAAGGCATGAGAGAGCGAGGTGTTCTCGGAAGTGCAATTCCACCTAAGCGCACTGTAGTGTGTCCAATTGGCGTCGATACCGAGAGGTATTGTCCCTCAGCCGAAACTTCCGAGTACGCGTACAATTTGTTTGGCATACCTCGTGATCGTAGTATCGTGTTCTTCTCTGGGCATATGGAGGAACGCAAAGGTGTCCATGTCCTAATTGATGCGTTCCAGACTATTGTCAGGCGTGGGATCACAGATGCTCACCTCCTCCTTGTTGGAAACACGGAGAGCGATAAATCGCGGCTGGATGGTAGGATAATTGACCCACGGCTGAGAGACTACATTACGTTTGGAGGATACCGATCTGACATATCTGAGATCCACAAGAGCGTCTCCATAGGGGTAGTTGCTTCAACTGGATGGGACTCGTTTACCGTCTCTTCGGTGGAGTTAGCATCGTCTGGCATTCCACTGATCGTTTCGGACTTGCCAGGACTCAGAGAAGCAGTAGATCCTGAAGTCACTGGTCGGCTCGTCCGCCCAGGTGACACTGTCGGGTTAGCGGACGCAATCACCGAACTCCTACATGATCCTCAACTGCGGCGGAGATTTGGGGCAGCAGCGCGAGATCGGACACTGCGGCGATTTACCGAGACTTCGCAAGTGGACGGCCTTGTGTCTGCTCTATCTCTGGCGGAGTCGCTAGGTGGAAGAGGCCGCTAA